A portion of the Algimonas porphyrae genome contains these proteins:
- a CDS encoding helix-turn-helix domain-containing protein produces MTSHIDLHVGKRLRRRRRLLGLTQQALAEQVGIRFQQIQKYECGANRVSAARLFELSEALSVPVQYFYEGLSERDAFAPDDTDNIAPDVLSKKETMDLVRAYYAMGEAPRKHLLDLAKSLEGATKPALRLVAP; encoded by the coding sequence ATGACCAGCCATATCGACCTTCATGTCGGCAAACGTCTGCGCCGCCGTCGCCGCCTGCTCGGCCTGACTCAGCAGGCGCTGGCCGAACAGGTCGGCATCCGCTTCCAGCAAATCCAGAAATATGAATGCGGCGCCAATCGCGTCTCCGCAGCCCGCCTGTTCGAACTCAGCGAGGCTCTGTCGGTCCCGGTGCAGTATTTCTATGAAGGCTTGTCGGAACGCGATGCCTTCGCCCCGGACGATACAGACAATATCGCTCCGGACGTGCTGTCCAAGAAGGAAACGATGGATCTGGTCCGCGCCTATTATGCGATGGGCGAAGCGCCGCGCAAACATCTGCTCGACCTGGCCAAATCGCTCGAAGGAGCGACCAAGCCCGCGCTTCGACTGGTCGCGCCCTGA
- the sdhC gene encoding succinate dehydrogenase, cytochrome b556 subunit: MSSEWNDPRPMSPHLQVWRWHGAMLSSILHRASAIICYVALVIVALGLVAVALTGALPLAGLLFSPLGAIGLFVFLFAFFFMALAQLRHAVWNRGELFDPQLNNRLSFVMILIAVALAAILTYAGASS; this comes from the coding sequence ATGTCATCCGAATGGAATGATCCGCGGCCCATGTCGCCGCATTTGCAGGTCTGGCGCTGGCACGGCGCGATGCTGAGCTCGATCCTTCACAGGGCGAGCGCAATCATCTGTTATGTGGCGCTGGTGATCGTGGCGCTCGGGCTTGTGGCTGTCGCGCTGACCGGCGCGCTGCCGCTGGCGGGATTGCTGTTCAGTCCGCTGGGCGCGATCGGCTTGTTCGTCTTCCTGTTCGCCTTTTTCTTCATGGCGCTGGCACAATTGCGCCATGCGGTCTGGAACCGCGGCGAATTGTTCGATCCGCAGCTCAATAACAGGCTGTCCTTCGTGATGATCCTGATCGCTGTCGCCCTGGCCGCGATCTTGACCTATGCGGGAGCCTCCTCATGA
- a CDS encoding Do family serine endopeptidase, whose amino-acid sequence MKKALILTTAAVGLVAAPLAMSQVIQDTPQPDAPLFQPVQLLGGNDSMTFDRRRGVITMAPLLERVTPAVVSINTVTESGTPDLTDDQMEMFERFFGQSPRNRGPRAGLGSGVVVDANEGLILTNNHVVDGADEIQITLEDRREFMADVVGTDPQTDLALLRIDAPRLSALDIAETDDIMVGDYVIAVGNPFGLSSTVTSGIVSALGRENPRGGDRYEDYIQTDAAINPGNSGGALVNSKGELIGINTAIVSRSGSSAGIGFAVPTRTIRNVMAQLMEFGEVRRGRIGVLIRDLDPELREGLDLPSLRGALISEVVEDGAADKAGLEPGDVVIAFNGEELDDSSDLRNAVGLLTPGTSADITYLRDGKRRTTRITVEVVEEDRDELDASATDDIPSMESFSGATITDIPDDLDLRDGDDGVFISTVRRNSRAARAGLQRGDIIRRINRTPIADLDEFEDFLSDNDGPYALVVERNGRTMFLGVR is encoded by the coding sequence GTGAAAAAAGCCCTCATCCTGACGACAGCCGCAGTCGGACTTGTCGCCGCACCGCTGGCCATGTCGCAGGTCATTCAGGACACGCCGCAACCCGATGCCCCGCTGTTTCAGCCCGTGCAGCTGCTTGGCGGCAATGACTCTATGACCTTTGATCGCCGTCGCGGCGTCATCACCATGGCCCCTCTGCTCGAACGGGTCACCCCCGCCGTCGTCTCGATCAATACGGTTACAGAAAGCGGTACGCCCGATCTGACCGACGATCAGATGGAAATGTTCGAACGCTTCTTCGGTCAGAGCCCGCGCAATCGCGGACCGCGCGCCGGGCTGGGCTCCGGTGTCGTGGTCGATGCCAATGAAGGCCTGATCCTGACCAATAATCACGTGGTCGACGGGGCCGACGAAATCCAGATCACGCTGGAAGACCGGCGTGAATTCATGGCGGACGTCGTCGGCACCGACCCGCAAACCGATCTGGCTCTGCTCAGGATCGATGCGCCGCGCCTGAGTGCCCTCGATATTGCCGAAACGGACGACATCATGGTCGGTGACTATGTCATCGCCGTGGGCAACCCATTCGGCCTGTCATCGACCGTGACCAGCGGAATCGTTTCGGCACTGGGCCGCGAAAATCCCCGCGGCGGCGACCGTTATGAAGATTATATCCAGACCGACGCTGCTATCAATCCCGGCAATAGTGGCGGCGCGCTTGTCAATTCCAAAGGCGAACTGATCGGCATCAACACGGCCATTGTCTCTCGCTCAGGCTCCAGTGCCGGGATCGGCTTTGCCGTGCCGACGCGGACGATCCGTAACGTGATGGCGCAACTGATGGAATTTGGCGAAGTCCGGCGCGGTCGCATCGGCGTGCTGATCCGTGATCTCGATCCGGAACTGCGCGAAGGGCTCGACCTGCCGAGCTTGCGCGGCGCGCTAATTTCGGAAGTCGTCGAAGACGGTGCCGCCGATAAGGCCGGGCTGGAACCGGGCGACGTGGTGATTGCCTTCAATGGCGAAGAGCTGGACGATAGCTCTGATCTGCGCAATGCGGTCGGCCTGCTCACGCCCGGCACGTCCGCCGACATCACCTATCTGCGCGACGGAAAACGCCGCACGACCCGCATCACGGTCGAAGTCGTCGAAGAGGACCGGGATGAACTGGACGCGTCCGCGACCGATGACATCCCGTCCATGGAGAGCTTCTCCGGCGCGACAATTACGGATATTCCAGACGATCTGGACCTGCGGGACGGCGATGACGGCGTCTTCATCTCGACCGTCCGGCGCAATAGCCGCGCCGCGCGGGCGGGCCTGCAGCGCGGGGATATCATCCGTCGCATCAACCGCACGCCGATTGCCGATCTCGACGAATTCGAAGATTTCCTGTCAGATAATGACGGCCCCTACGCCCTCGTCGTCGAACGCAATGGCCGGACCATGTTCCTGGGTGTGCGATAA
- a CDS encoding response regulator codes for MATILYAEDDADMRRFFEKALEKAGHNVIACSDGERALRALKFADGAFDLLLTDIMMPGVDGIELAKQAETLSPGIKVMFITGFAAVAMSDAKASEQTVLSKPVHLRQLVSEVDRLIAA; via the coding sequence ATGGCGACGATACTTTATGCCGAAGACGATGCGGACATGCGCCGCTTCTTCGAAAAAGCCCTCGAAAAGGCGGGCCATAACGTTATTGCCTGCTCGGACGGCGAACGCGCGCTGCGCGCGCTCAAATTCGCGGATGGAGCGTTCGATCTGCTGCTGACCGATATTATGATGCCCGGTGTGGACGGGATCGAACTGGCCAAACAGGCCGAAACCCTCTCCCCCGGCATCAAGGTCATGTTCATCACTGGCTTCGCCGCCGTCGCCATGAGCGACGCCAAAGCGTCAGAACAGACCGTTTTGAGCAAGCCCGTCCACCTGCGCCAGCTGGTCAGTGAAGTGGACCGGCTGATTGCGGCGTGA
- a CDS encoding inositol monophosphatase family protein, translated as MTDPIAARRAFFDELSTAARAITLPLFRSGIVAENKAPSGYDPVTQADIEAERVLRALIRERFPNDSIEGEELPDHVGTNDFSWTLDPIDGTRAFVAGVPVWSTLIACSQHGEPVLGLIDLPALGQRAFGDLSGNPSAHLIHDDGTQGPLHVRTIDSLSDARLGCTQPFGMFGPGELAAYKIIQSGVAFSRLGLDAFGYVLLAQGRMDLIIEGGMKPCDVRALMPVVIGAGGVITDWHGGTPKDGPRLVACGSPELMAELYTYLGRAML; from the coding sequence ATGACCGACCCGATTGCAGCTCGCCGCGCTTTTTTCGATGAGTTGTCTACAGCGGCGCGCGCCATCACCCTGCCGCTCTTCCGGTCGGGCATCGTCGCCGAGAACAAGGCCCCATCCGGCTACGACCCCGTCACCCAGGCCGATATCGAGGCTGAGCGGGTCTTGCGCGCCCTGATCCGCGAACGTTTTCCGAACGACTCCATCGAAGGCGAAGAGCTACCCGATCATGTCGGGACGAACGACTTTTCCTGGACGCTGGATCCCATCGACGGCACCCGGGCCTTCGTCGCCGGCGTGCCGGTCTGGAGCACGCTGATCGCCTGTTCGCAGCACGGAGAACCCGTTCTCGGCCTGATCGACCTGCCCGCTCTCGGCCAGCGCGCCTTTGGCGATCTGTCCGGTAACCCGTCCGCCCATCTGATCCATGATGACGGGACACAGGGACCGCTGCACGTCCGTACGATCGACAGTTTGTCGGACGCCCGCCTGGGCTGCACGCAGCCCTTCGGCATGTTCGGACCGGGCGAACTCGCGGCCTATAAGATCATTCAGAGCGGCGTTGCCTTCTCCCGCCTCGGGCTGGATGCGTTCGGCTATGTGCTGCTGGCGCAAGGGCGGATGGACCTGATCATCGAAGGCGGGATGAAGCCCTGCGACGTGCGCGCCCTGATGCCAGTCGTAATCGGCGCAGGCGGCGTCATCACGGACTGGCATGGCGGCACGCCCAAGGACGGCCCGCGCCTCGTCGCCTGCGGCAGTCCGGAGCTGATGGCAGAGCTTTACACCTATCTGGGCCGCGCCATGCTGTGA
- a CDS encoding N-formylglutamate amidohydrolase: MRTGFTRRTDRLSPAEVESLRAMTPGHTVDHPDAWVAPILFASPHSGSIYPQAFRERALLGKAQLRRNEDMFVDRLIAAAVPAGAPRLCAHFPRCYVDVNRAPDDLPQSWSDRPIDPSARAQAGIGVVPTHIGDRAPIYRRIPSRADVEARIAALYHPYHAALQALIGQSCARFGQALLIDCHSMPGFAPMGSRRPDIVLGDRFGRACHADTLLQVRQVLQDAGFSVAVNYPYAGGYVTDHYGRPDSGIETLQIEINRDLYLNPVTLAPKRSYDDLAGRMAQVVQTLIDQRRPQAIAAQ, encoded by the coding sequence ATGCGCACCGGTTTTACACGCAGGACGGACAGACTAAGCCCGGCAGAGGTCGAGAGCCTGCGCGCCATGACACCGGGTCATACGGTCGATCATCCGGATGCCTGGGTCGCGCCGATCCTGTTCGCCTCGCCGCATTCCGGTTCGATCTATCCGCAGGCCTTTCGCGAACGCGCCCTCCTCGGCAAGGCGCAGCTGCGCCGGAATGAGGACATGTTCGTCGATCGGCTGATCGCAGCCGCGGTTCCGGCGGGCGCGCCGCGTCTGTGTGCGCATTTTCCGCGTTGCTATGTCGATGTGAACCGCGCGCCGGACGATCTGCCGCAGAGCTGGTCCGACAGGCCGATCGATCCGTCCGCGCGAGCGCAGGCCGGGATCGGTGTCGTGCCGACCCACATTGGCGACAGGGCGCCGATCTATCGCCGCATTCCGAGCCGCGCTGATGTGGAGGCGCGGATTGCGGCGCTCTATCACCCCTATCACGCGGCCTTGCAGGCCCTGATCGGTCAATCCTGCGCCCGCTTCGGACAGGCGCTGCTGATCGATTGTCATTCCATGCCCGGTTTCGCGCCGATGGGATCGCGGCGGCCGGACATCGTGCTGGGCGACCGGTTCGGGCGCGCCTGCCATGCTGACACGCTGCTGCAGGTGCGGCAGGTACTGCAAGATGCGGGCTTCTCTGTTGCCGTGAACTACCCCTATGCTGGCGGCTATGTGACGGACCATTACGGACGGCCCGATAGCGGCATCGAAACCCTGCAGATCGAGATCAATCGCGATCTCTACCTCAATCCCGTCACGCTGGCGCCCAAACGCAGCTATGATGATCTGGCTGGGCGCATGGCGCAGGTGGTGCAGACCCTGATCGATCAGAGACGACCGCAAGCCATTGCGGCGCAGTAG